The following coding sequences lie in one Gammaproteobacteria bacterium genomic window:
- a CDS encoding hypothetical protein (Evidence 5 : Unknown function), with the protein MHENGDILSWDVPVFVKGEGLFFSKLSEASYLPQKNRKSKTTPRYVYHFIEAIRCYGAHL; encoded by the coding sequence TTGCATGAAAATGGGGACATCCTGTCGTGGGATGTCCCCGTTTTTGTTAAGGGCGAAGGATTGTTCTTTTCTAAATTATCAGAAGCAAGCTATCTCCCTCAGAAAAATCGAAAGTCGAAAACTACACCACGATACGTCTATCACTTTATAGAGGCTATACGATGTTATGGTGC